From Hymenobacter sedentarius, a single genomic window includes:
- a CDS encoding glycoside hydrolase family 3 N-terminal domain-containing protein translates to MSLPKFLQFLLVCLLLTAPLLAPAQHRTGYAPKKAASRQVAPATPGTKAARAKVKTAASRAAARKAALVPKTAANAPAFTQYLHSPWVDSLMRVLTPNQRAAQLFMVAAYSNRTRVDEDSISALIKQYGIGGLIFFQGGPARQARLLNRYQGQSQVPLLVALDGEWGVGMRLDSVVKFPYQMSLGGETDTTLLYDMGREVAQQFKRLGMHVNFAPVVDVNNNAANPVIGFRSWGENPAAVARDSRQYMRGMQDAGILAVAKHFPGHGDVDADSHLALPTVRVDRRRLDTLELPPFRSLIAGGLGGMMVAHLNVPALDTVSGPSTLSRPIITDFLRKEMGFKGLIFTDAMNMKGVISKYPPGEADVRALIAGNDILEFSKNVPLAIQMVRAAVDSGRISQKEIDEHCRRVLALKQWAGLDHYRPIETKHIYEDLNGPHARYLSHRLTELSITLLRNQNKLLPLQRLDTLRIATLVLGGSARDTTDFQKAVADYAPTAHFHASASPTLDELLQLRTALKPYNMVLVSLQSLGRLPATSFGITPETNLLLRELVNQKQEVVVSVFGSAYAVAKVRDLDRADAVVLAYQESPDAQNLAAQAIFGGMAAAGKLPVTVSDRYPRGYGLRTAGNLRLRYANPEDVDMDGRLEAQVDSLVGRAMAAQAFPGAQVVIARRGTVVLRKSYGNHTYAGFAPNEELGMKNKKSKRKKGREKKSSLLISPSSLSTPRPVRNNDIYDLASVTKLMASTPALLKLQEQNKFSPDSTMGQYFSFLRGTNKANLRMRDVLTHQARLKAWIPFWKELTKKNGELRRRYFRADSSARFPLPAAQGLWARKKLPARIYKEIGESPLNEKPGYVYSDLSFILYPELVKARTGQTFDAFLQREVYGPLGATTLGFRPTNRFPLRRIVPTEVDSAFRRQLLHGTVHDEGAALLGGLSGHAGLFGSANDLAKLAQTYAWGGRYGGQQIFKQEILADWTRCQFCPDNRRALAFDRPAANPTVNSAKSASQSSYGHTGYTGTYFWVEPKEELVVILLTNRVHPTRNNNKLTELGVRSALLQIAIEAVHKQ, encoded by the coding sequence TTGTCGCTCCCCAAATTCCTCCAGTTTCTTCTCGTGTGCCTGCTGCTGACGGCTCCGCTACTGGCCCCGGCCCAGCACCGCACCGGGTATGCCCCGAAAAAAGCAGCCTCCCGCCAAGTCGCGCCAGCCACTCCTGGAACCAAGGCTGCCCGCGCAAAAGTCAAAACCGCCGCCAGCCGAGCGGCGGCGCGCAAAGCCGCTCTTGTACCAAAAACAGCAGCCAACGCTCCGGCCTTTACCCAATACCTGCACTCGCCTTGGGTTGACAGCCTCATGCGCGTGCTCACCCCCAACCAGCGGGCGGCGCAGCTTTTTATGGTGGCGGCCTACTCCAACCGCACGCGGGTGGACGAGGACTCCATTTCGGCCCTGATTAAGCAGTACGGTATTGGCGGGCTTATTTTCTTCCAGGGTGGGCCGGCTAGGCAGGCACGCTTGCTCAACCGCTACCAGGGGCAGAGCCAGGTGCCGCTGCTGGTGGCCCTGGACGGGGAGTGGGGTGTGGGCATGCGCCTCGACAGCGTGGTGAAATTCCCGTACCAGATGAGCCTGGGGGGCGAAACCGATACCACGCTGCTCTACGACATGGGCCGCGAAGTAGCCCAACAATTCAAGCGGCTGGGCATGCACGTCAATTTTGCGCCCGTGGTGGATGTGAACAACAACGCGGCCAACCCCGTCATTGGCTTCCGCTCCTGGGGTGAAAACCCGGCGGCCGTAGCCCGCGACAGCCGCCAGTACATGCGCGGCATGCAGGATGCGGGCATCCTGGCCGTGGCCAAGCACTTTCCGGGCCACGGCGACGTGGATGCCGACTCCCACCTGGCCCTGCCCACCGTGCGGGTGGACCGCCGCCGGCTCGATACGCTGGAGCTGCCGCCCTTCCGCAGCCTGATTGCGGGCGGCCTTGGGGGCATGATGGTGGCTCACCTCAACGTGCCTGCGCTGGATACGGTGAGTGGCCCCAGCACCCTTTCGCGGCCCATTATTACGGACTTTCTACGGAAGGAGATGGGCTTTAAAGGGCTCATATTCACCGATGCCATGAACATGAAGGGCGTCATCAGCAAGTACCCACCTGGCGAGGCCGATGTGCGGGCTCTCATTGCGGGCAACGATATCCTGGAATTCAGCAAGAATGTGCCACTGGCTATCCAGATGGTGCGGGCCGCGGTGGATAGCGGCCGGATTTCGCAAAAGGAAATCGACGAGCACTGCCGCCGCGTGCTGGCCCTCAAGCAGTGGGCTGGCCTCGACCACTACCGCCCCATAGAGACCAAGCACATTTACGAAGACCTCAACGGGCCCCACGCCCGGTACCTGAGCCACCGGCTCACGGAACTGAGTATCACGCTGCTGCGCAACCAAAATAAGCTACTGCCCCTGCAGCGGCTCGATACCCTGCGGATTGCCACGCTGGTGCTGGGCGGTTCGGCGCGCGACACCACCGACTTCCAAAAAGCGGTGGCCGACTATGCCCCCACGGCGCATTTCCATGCCTCGGCCTCGCCCACGCTGGATGAGCTGCTGCAACTGCGCACCGCGCTTAAGCCTTATAATATGGTGCTGGTGTCCCTGCAAAGCCTGGGCCGGCTGCCTGCTACCAGCTTCGGCATTACGCCCGAAACCAACCTGCTGCTGCGGGAGCTGGTGAATCAAAAGCAGGAAGTGGTGGTGAGCGTGTTTGGCTCGGCCTATGCCGTGGCCAAGGTGCGCGACCTCGACCGTGCCGACGCCGTGGTGCTGGCCTACCAAGAGAGCCCCGATGCCCAAAACCTGGCCGCGCAGGCCATTTTTGGCGGCATGGCCGCTGCCGGCAAGCTGCCGGTCACGGTGTCGGACCGCTACCCGCGCGGCTACGGCCTGCGCACCGCCGGCAACCTGCGCCTACGCTACGCCAACCCCGAAGACGTAGACATGGACGGGCGCCTCGAAGCCCAGGTAGATAGCCTGGTGGGCCGGGCCATGGCGGCCCAGGCGTTTCCGGGCGCGCAGGTGGTCATTGCCCGGCGCGGTACGGTGGTGCTGCGCAAAAGCTACGGCAACCACACCTACGCGGGCTTTGCCCCCAATGAGGAATTGGGAATGAAGAATAAGAAATCGAAAAGGAAGAAGGGGCGCGAAAAAAAATCTTCGCTCCTCATTTCGCCTTCTTCATTGTCCACCCCGCGCCCTGTGCGCAACAACGACATCTACGACCTGGCTTCCGTGACCAAGCTCATGGCCTCGACGCCTGCCCTGCTCAAACTGCAGGAGCAGAACAAATTCAGCCCCGATAGCACCATGGGGCAGTACTTTTCTTTCCTGCGCGGCACCAACAAGGCCAACCTGCGCATGCGCGATGTGCTCACCCACCAGGCCCGGCTCAAGGCGTGGATTCCGTTTTGGAAGGAGCTCACCAAGAAGAACGGCGAGCTGCGCCGGCGCTATTTCCGCGCCGATTCCTCGGCCCGATTCCCGCTGCCGGCCGCCCAGGGGCTGTGGGCTCGCAAGAAACTGCCGGCCCGCATCTACAAGGAAATAGGGGAGTCGCCGCTGAATGAAAAGCCCGGCTACGTGTATTCCGACCTGTCGTTTATTCTGTATCCGGAGCTGGTGAAGGCCCGCACCGGGCAGACGTTTGATGCCTTTTTGCAGCGCGAAGTATACGGCCCGCTGGGCGCCACCACCCTGGGCTTTCGGCCCACCAACCGCTTTCCGCTGCGCCGCATCGTGCCCACGGAAGTTGATTCGGCTTTCCGCCGCCAGCTGCTGCACGGCACCGTGCACGACGAAGGAGCCGCGCTGCTCGGGGGCCTTTCGGGCCACGCCGGCCTGTTTGGCTCTGCCAACGACCTGGCCAAGCTGGCTCAGACCTACGCCTGGGGCGGGCGCTACGGCGGCCAGCAGATTTTCAAGCAGGAAATTCTGGCCGACTGGACCCGCTGCCAGTTCTGCCCTGACAACCGCCGCGCGCTGGCCTTTGACCGGCCCGCTGCCAACCCGACCGTGAACTCGGCCAAAAGCGCTTCCCAGAGCAGCTACGGCCACACCGGCTACACCGGCACGTATTTCTGGGTTGAGCCAAAGGAGGAGCTGGTGGTAATCCTGCTCACGAACCGCGTGCATCCTACCCGCAACAACAACAAGCTGACGGAGCTGGGCGTGCGCAGTGCGCTGCTGCAGATAGCCATTGAGGCCGTGCACAAGCAATGA
- a CDS encoding 3-(methylthio)propionyl-CoA ligase — protein sequence MLGLMMADQLRVAGVLEHAAKWHAESEVVSRLPEGGIHRYTYAQAHHRSKRLANALLKLGIKDGDRVGTVAWNTHRHFELYFGVAGIGAVCHTINPRLFPEQLVYIINHAEDRLLFFDITFLPLVERLAPLCPSVEKWVLMTGPKHLPTDSNLPGLCSYEDLLAAESADYEWPVLDENTACSLCYTSGTTDQPKGVLYSHRSTVLHAMAISLPDALSCSALDVVMPVVPMFHVNAWGLPFAAPLNGAKLVLPGAGMDSASLYELAENEGVTFSAGVPTIWLALLQFMREGKHTFSTLRRTVVGGSSCPPALMKAFEEELGVTIMHAWGMTETSPLGTAGHIKAKHQALSPTDNLAVRAKQGRVVFGVDMKIVGDDGQELPHDGVAFGDLLVRGPWVVGDYFRSGKLGELTADGWFRTGDVATIDPDGFMQITDRSKDVIKSGGEWISSIDLENLAIAHPAVAEAAVIGVPSVKWSERPLLVVVRRPGMDVSAQDLLTFFKGKVAKFCEPDAVEFVEQLPHTATGKLLKTQLRKDFAGYSVA from the coding sequence ATGCTAGGATTGATGATGGCCGACCAGCTGCGCGTGGCCGGCGTGCTCGAACACGCCGCCAAGTGGCACGCCGAATCCGAAGTCGTTTCGCGCCTGCCCGAGGGCGGCATTCACCGCTACACCTACGCGCAGGCGCACCACCGCAGCAAGCGCTTGGCCAATGCTCTGCTGAAACTGGGCATCAAGGACGGCGACCGAGTGGGCACGGTGGCCTGGAACACGCACCGGCATTTTGAGCTGTACTTTGGCGTGGCGGGCATCGGGGCGGTGTGCCACACCATCAACCCGCGCCTGTTTCCGGAGCAACTGGTTTACATCATCAACCACGCCGAGGACCGGCTGCTGTTCTTCGATATCACCTTTTTGCCTTTGGTGGAGCGGCTGGCTCCCCTGTGCCCCAGCGTAGAGAAGTGGGTGCTGATGACCGGTCCCAAGCACTTGCCCACCGATTCTAATCTGCCCGGCTTGTGCAGCTACGAAGACCTGCTCGCCGCCGAATCGGCCGACTACGAATGGCCGGTGCTGGACGAAAACACGGCCTGCTCGCTCTGCTACACCTCCGGCACCACCGACCAGCCCAAGGGCGTGCTGTACTCGCACCGCTCTACGGTGCTGCACGCCATGGCCATCTCGCTGCCCGATGCCTTGAGCTGCTCGGCCCTGGATGTGGTAATGCCCGTGGTGCCCATGTTCCACGTCAACGCCTGGGGCCTGCCGTTTGCGGCCCCACTCAACGGGGCCAAGCTGGTGCTGCCTGGCGCCGGCATGGACAGCGCCAGCCTGTACGAACTGGCCGAAAACGAAGGCGTGACGTTTTCGGCCGGCGTGCCCACCATCTGGCTGGCGCTGTTGCAATTCATGCGCGAAGGCAAGCACACGTTCAGCACCTTGCGGCGCACGGTGGTGGGCGGCTCCTCGTGCCCCCCGGCCCTGATGAAGGCGTTTGAGGAAGAGCTGGGCGTGACCATTATGCACGCCTGGGGCATGACCGAAACCAGCCCGCTGGGCACGGCCGGCCACATCAAGGCCAAGCACCAAGCCCTCAGCCCCACCGACAACCTGGCCGTGCGGGCTAAGCAGGGCCGCGTGGTGTTTGGCGTGGATATGAAAATTGTGGGCGACGACGGGCAGGAGCTGCCGCACGACGGCGTGGCTTTCGGCGACTTGCTGGTGCGGGGGCCGTGGGTGGTGGGCGACTATTTCCGCAGCGGCAAGCTCGGCGAGCTCACGGCCGACGGCTGGTTCCGGACCGGCGACGTGGCCACCATCGACCCCGACGGCTTTATGCAAATCACCGACCGCTCGAAGGACGTCATCAAGTCCGGCGGCGAGTGGATTTCCAGCATCGACTTGGAGAACCTGGCCATTGCCCACCCCGCCGTGGCCGAAGCCGCCGTGATAGGGGTGCCCAGCGTCAAGTGGAGCGAACGGCCCCTGCTGGTAGTAGTGCGCCGCCCCGGCATGGACGTATCGGCCCAAGACCTGCTCACCTTTTTCAAAGGGAAAGTAGCCAAGTTCTGCGAGCCCGATGCCGTTGAATTTGTGGAGCAATTGCCCCACACAGCCACCGGCAAGCTGCTCAAAACGCAGCTACGCAAGGACTTTGCAGGGTACTCGGTGGCGTAG
- the proC gene encoding pyrroline-5-carboxylate reductase gives MKILIVGGGNMGLTYARSFVRAHITSRLDLRLLARSPQRVAALAAHELGTVSGDPAQCVPGADIIILAVKPQDSPALFEAMRGLVQPHQVVLSIMAGVRIATLRDALRTPKVIRAMPNLPAQIGMGMTAFTSTDEVTRAELVQVQNLLSTTGKTVYVEEESAIDAATAISGSGPAYVYYCMDALMTAATQMGFTPAEAELLVSQTFRGAVELYSQSGLSCTDWIAKVASKGGTTEAAMHAFGAGQVREGLVAGAAAARDRAEELGK, from the coding sequence ATGAAAATTCTCATCGTCGGGGGCGGCAACATGGGCCTGACTTACGCCCGCAGCTTTGTGCGGGCGCACATCACCTCGCGGCTCGATTTGCGGCTGCTGGCCCGCTCGCCTCAGCGGGTGGCGGCACTGGCCGCGCACGAGCTGGGCACCGTATCGGGCGACCCCGCCCAGTGCGTGCCGGGAGCCGATATCATCATTCTAGCGGTGAAACCGCAGGATTCGCCAGCCCTGTTTGAGGCGATGCGCGGGCTGGTGCAGCCGCACCAGGTCGTACTTAGCATCATGGCCGGGGTGCGGATTGCCACGCTTCGCGATGCATTGCGCACCCCCAAGGTCATTCGGGCCATGCCCAACCTGCCCGCCCAAATCGGCATGGGCATGACGGCCTTTACCAGCACCGACGAAGTAACCCGCGCCGAGCTGGTGCAGGTACAAAACCTGCTCAGCACCACGGGCAAGACGGTTTACGTCGAGGAAGAGTCGGCCATTGATGCGGCCACGGCCATTTCGGGCAGCGGCCCGGCCTACGTGTACTACTGCATGGACGCCCTGATGACCGCCGCCACGCAAATGGGCTTCACCCCAGCCGAAGCCGAGCTGCTGGTGAGCCAGACCTTCCGCGGCGCGGTGGAGCTGTACTCCCAATCGGGCCTGAGCTGCACCGACTGGATTGCCAAAGTGGCTTCCAAAGGCGGCACCACCGAGGCGGCCATGCACGCCTTCGGCGCGGGGCAGGTGCGCGAAGGGCTGGTGGCGGGAGCCGCGGCAGCCCGCGACCGGGCCGAGGAGCTGGGGAAATGA
- a CDS encoding vanadium-dependent haloperoxidase, which yields MDPKPVSALAETYSADVATKWADMELRLVKNGVSFTPPVASRAMGYCGVALYEAVVPGMPEYQSLAGQLTNLASLPKPETGQRYNWNVAANAAEALMVKSMFGNASAAQRASIDSLETALNQTYRTAEEFDRSVKFGQQIAQALFDWSRTDGGHEGYLNNQPASFVPPVGVGLWVQTTPGAAGRAIQPTWGQNRLFVPANATMTMPALSYSYSTQPGSPYYAQVLELYNTSKNLTAAQRTIANYWADGGQTISPPGHSLNITSIVLRDRKATLALAAEAYARVGMAVSDAFVSCWKCKFTYNWQRPITAVQAMLDPTWQPLLATPPFPEFVSGHASQSGAASQVLGDLFGPQTTFVDNTHQARGAGYEPRTFTSFAAFADEAAMSRLYGGIHFRSANEVGLAEGQKLGRNVSALHFHR from the coding sequence ATGGACCCCAAGCCTGTTTCGGCGCTGGCCGAAACTTACTCGGCCGACGTGGCCACTAAGTGGGCCGATATGGAGCTGCGCCTCGTTAAAAACGGCGTGAGCTTCACCCCACCGGTGGCCTCGCGCGCCATGGGCTATTGCGGCGTGGCGCTTTACGAAGCCGTGGTGCCAGGCATGCCAGAGTATCAGTCCCTAGCCGGGCAGCTCACCAACCTTGCTTCCTTGCCCAAGCCCGAAACCGGCCAGCGCTACAACTGGAACGTGGCGGCCAATGCGGCCGAGGCCCTCATGGTTAAGAGCATGTTTGGCAACGCCAGCGCAGCCCAGCGCGCCTCCATCGACTCGCTGGAAACGGCCCTGAATCAAACCTACCGCACGGCTGAGGAATTCGACCGCTCCGTAAAGTTCGGGCAGCAGATAGCCCAGGCCTTGTTCGACTGGTCCCGCACCGACGGCGGGCACGAAGGGTACCTCAACAACCAGCCCGCCAGCTTCGTGCCGCCCGTGGGCGTAGGCCTGTGGGTGCAAACCACACCGGGCGCAGCCGGCCGCGCCATTCAGCCGACGTGGGGCCAAAACCGCCTCTTTGTGCCAGCCAATGCCACCATGACCATGCCGGCCCTTTCGTACTCCTACTCTACCCAGCCCGGCTCGCCTTACTACGCCCAGGTGCTGGAACTCTACAACACCAGCAAGAACCTCACGGCGGCCCAGCGCACCATCGCCAACTATTGGGCCGATGGCGGCCAGACCATTAGCCCGCCCGGCCACTCCCTCAACATCACCAGCATTGTGCTGCGCGACCGCAAAGCCACCCTGGCCCTGGCCGCCGAAGCCTATGCCCGCGTGGGCATGGCCGTGTCCGATGCCTTCGTGAGTTGCTGGAAATGCAAGTTTACCTACAACTGGCAGCGGCCCATCACGGCCGTGCAAGCCATGCTGGACCCCACCTGGCAGCCGCTGCTGGCCACCCCACCCTTCCCGGAATTTGTGTCGGGCCATGCCTCGCAGTCCGGCGCCGCCTCGCAAGTCCTCGGCGACTTGTTCGGTCCCCAAACGACTTTCGTCGACAACACGCACCAGGCCCGCGGGGCTGGGTACGAGCCGCGCACCTTCACCAGCTTTGCCGCCTTTGCCGATGAAGCGGCCATGTCGCGCCTCTACGGCGGCATCCACTTCCGCAGCGCCAACGAGGTGGGCCTGGCCGAAGGCCAGAAACTGGGCCGCAACGTGAGTGCCCTGCACTTCCACCGCTAG
- a CDS encoding acyltransferase family protein, giving the protein MQTTTEAAVATTGATPLAEASQPGRLISLDVFRGITVMAMILVNNPGDWGHIYPPFEHAEWNGCTPTDLIFPFFLFIVGVSLVYALDGVKQKGGPQGAVLLRVLRRAAVLFGLGLLLSLYPKFDFSMVRIMGVLQRISLVFLGCSIIFLKTSWRTQVYLLAAFLVGYAVLMQLVPVPGFGPANLEPSTNLGAWLDRLVFGEAHLWKQSKTWDPEGLLGTLPALGTGLLGCLTAQWLRRRDQQPAAKVAWLYVAAGVVIIAGLVWAPWFPINKALWSSPYVLYTGGLAMAGLAALYWVCDVQGYRAWTRPALVYGVNAILVFCLSALLSRTFSLFKLMGPAGKTVGLKEWLYEWGIAPFFADPRTASLVGAVVLVLIWLGILSWMYKKGIVLKV; this is encoded by the coding sequence ATGCAAACCACCACCGAAGCCGCCGTAGCCACCACCGGCGCCACCCCGCTCGCCGAGGCCTCGCAGCCCGGCCGCCTCATCTCGCTGGACGTCTTCCGGGGCATCACCGTCATGGCCATGATTCTGGTGAACAACCCCGGCGACTGGGGCCACATCTACCCCCCGTTCGAGCACGCCGAATGGAACGGCTGCACCCCCACCGACCTCATCTTTCCCTTTTTCCTGTTCATCGTGGGCGTGAGTTTGGTGTATGCCCTCGATGGCGTGAAGCAAAAAGGTGGCCCGCAGGGCGCCGTGCTGCTGCGCGTGCTGCGGCGGGCGGCGGTGCTGTTTGGGCTGGGCCTGCTGCTCTCGCTCTACCCCAAGTTCGACTTTTCGATGGTGCGCATCATGGGCGTGCTGCAGCGCATTTCGCTGGTGTTTCTGGGCTGCAGCATCATCTTTCTCAAGACCAGCTGGCGCACGCAGGTGTATCTGCTGGCAGCCTTCCTGGTGGGCTACGCCGTGCTCATGCAGCTGGTGCCCGTGCCGGGCTTCGGCCCTGCCAACCTGGAGCCCAGCACCAACCTCGGCGCTTGGCTCGACCGCCTCGTATTCGGCGAAGCCCACCTTTGGAAGCAAAGCAAAACCTGGGACCCCGAGGGCCTGCTCGGCACTTTGCCGGCCCTGGGCACCGGCTTGCTCGGCTGCCTCACGGCCCAGTGGCTGCGGCGGCGCGACCAGCAGCCAGCCGCCAAAGTGGCCTGGCTGTATGTAGCGGCCGGCGTAGTTATCATCGCGGGGCTCGTGTGGGCGCCGTGGTTTCCCATCAACAAAGCCCTGTGGAGCAGCCCCTACGTGCTTTACACCGGCGGGCTGGCCATGGCGGGGCTGGCCGCCCTGTACTGGGTGTGCGACGTGCAGGGCTACCGCGCCTGGACGCGCCCGGCCCTGGTGTACGGCGTCAACGCCATTCTGGTGTTCTGCCTGTCGGCCCTGCTTTCGCGCACGTTCAGCCTGTTCAAATTGATGGGACCCGCAGGCAAAACCGTAGGGCTGAAGGAGTGGCTCTACGAGTGGGGCATCGCGCCGTTCTTCGCCGACCCGCGCACTGCCTCGCTAGTGGGCGCAGTCGTGCTGGTGCTTATCTGGCTCGGAATACTAAGCTGGATGTATAAAAAGGGCATTGTGCTCAAAGTTTGA